AGCATAGCCTTCAAGATATGAACGGTGTCGCCGAAATTGCCCTTATGATGGTGTGCACAGTCACACAGCAGGACTGTCTTCGAACTGGTTATGTTTCAGGAGGGAGGAATATTGATTACATTTGCACGACTCGTACCAAAGATGGTAAACTGTACGCGCACGTGACCAGGTGTCGTGCCGGCGCGTTGGCGCGTCGCATCGCATAATTGTAGTAAAACGCCGCCACCACCAATCTCAGGTGCCAGTCAACCAGCGATACTGAAACCCTTACTTTTGTGATTGTGGCAAGGCATTATAtacaacaagaaagaaaacagtaAATACCCTCAATTCCCGCCATGGTGGGTCACGAAGAGGAGCTTCAGCTCTTCGACCAGTGCAAGATCTGTATAATATGCTCGAAAGACCTCAGCCTCGACACAGCGCACCAGGTATGCATCGACTGATCTATCCTTGGATACACTAAACTCTTACGCGCATACTCGATAGCTTGCGACAACTCTTGAGGAGCAGGGTGGTGAATCCGTCATCTATGAACCGCCAGCCGCCTTTCCACCGTTACATGAATTTAGCCATCTCGTATCTACGACCATCGATTTCCCGACATTTGAAGCTGCTAACGACGCTTTGATTCCTGTCGTCAAACCGCAATGGCTGCATGCGTGTCTAAACAAAAGAAAGCTAGCAAATCCGCGACAGTACAGCCCTGACCCCCGACTATTCTTGAACGATGTTGTGGTTACATGCGGTGATATCCCAGAGGGTGATAAGGATGCGATCATTGGTGGTGTGCTGGCAAAAGGCGGGCTCTACAGCCCTAGGATAACACAAATGGTCACTCACTTGGTCGATCTGACCACGGATTCAGACAAGGCTCGAGTAGCACTTGGCAAGAAACTGAATGTCAAGATAGTGCTTCCGCACTGGTAAGACTCCTGGGTTTACTATGGCAGAATGCTGGAAGGTCACATTAACCTGATATATGCCAGGTTTGACGACTGCCTGAAACTTGGACGACGGATCGACGAGCGCCCATATATTCTGCCGAACCCAGAAATCCTGCGTGCTGGCCCCGATGCGCCAATCCGCTCTACTGAGAATCGAGATATTGTTGGAGCTTCCACAGCCGAACCAACTACTCTACCGACACCTCGGCCAAAGCTCGATGTGTTCGAAGGGAAACACGTCATGCTTTCGACAGACCTTGGGATTGGTTCACACTTATTAGATTCGATCACGGAGATTATCGAGGAAGGCGGAGGTACTATCACATCTGATCCCTCCAAGGCAGAGGTCTTGATATGTCGCTACAGAGAAGGCTTTGCATATCGTGTGGCGTCGAGGCTGAATAAAGAGGTTGGAAACTTATCTTGGCTTTATCATTTGATAACATACAACACCTGGACCTCGCCCCTGCGGCGATTGCTGCACTATCCTGTACCGCGCACTGCAATCCCGGGTTTTGAAGGATTTAAGATCAGTTTGTCCAATTATGTTGGGGAAGCTAGATCTTATCTGGAAAATCTAGTCGCCGCATCAGGTGCAGAATGTACCAAGACTTTGAAACAAGACAACACACATTTGGTCACTGCTCATGGAAACAGTGAAAAGTGCTCCGCAGCAAAAGAATGGGGGCTGCATGTAGTCAATCACTTGTGGCTTGAAGAGAGTTACGCTAAGTGGAAGCTGCAGCCGGTTTCCGATCCCCGTTATACGCACTTTCCTCGACGGACGAACCTGGGCGAGGTAGTTGGTCAAACACGGCTGGACAGGGGTACTCTCGAAAgcctcttttttccttcagAACACAAGCCCGAAGCTGCCACAAGCCCGCGGCGAGTCATGCAGAACAGGGATCAAAATGCTACAGCCGGAAAGGCGACAGTTTCTATGCAGCCACCACAGGCGAAAGAGCTGGAAGATGACAAAGATGTCTCGGATGCAGGGAATGCAACACCAGCTGGCAAGTCGCGGAAACCTTCAGATAGCAGGAAGCTACAGACGCCCGCGCGTACCCGACTTATGTCGGAAGGCAAGGAGAACGACActccatcatcaacaagcAGTCGGAAGTCCAAGGAAGCCGCAGCTGCCCGTCTTCATGACATTGCTCCGGATATTGCGCTGtacgagaaggaaaggaagcgTGTTGGTGGTGTGATCTATGGAGGTCGCAAAAAGACAGATGAGGACCGTGTTACACTAAATGCTAAGAAGCGAAGGTCACTCGAGCCTGAGGCTAATAGCGACGAGGACGAAGCAACGGAGGcaaagaggcaaaagaaatcaaagccTCCCGTAACAATGCATCTATTAATCACGGGATACCAAAAGTGGGTCGGAaacatgaagaaagaagatgcagacAAGGTTTGTGAAACTCACCTCATGTTATAATGGCTTTATTCGCCCCGAGACAGAAACTAATGGCATATAGCGACAACTTCGAGAACTTGGAGTCCAGGTTGTCCAAGATGCCCGGAAATGTTCTCACCTTGCTGCCCCGTCTATACTTCGAACCCCTAAGTTCGTCAACGCACTTGCTTATAGCCCAATGATCATTAGCACCGATTTCATCACAGCATGCCTTAAAAAGAACGAGCTTTTAGATCCTGCCGGTTACGTCTTGGAGGACAAGGCTGCAGAAAAGCGATTCCGGTTCTCTTTAGAGGTAGCCCTGAGCAACGcgaaggaaaacaagaacaggCTTTTGCAGGGGTATCAGATCTATTGTGTCGAATCCATTCGAGGGGGGTTTGAAGCCTTCAAATCCATTGTTGACACCAATGGAGGAAATTTTACGCTCTTCCGCGGACGCGTTTCGTACCAAGCACAACGAGAAGAGAGTAATGATGATAGTGACAAAGACGATAGCTGGAGTCGGAAAGAAGTGTACCTCCTCAGCAGTGTAGTACCTGAGCACCAAAGACTATGGCCGCGGTTCCGCCAGATGGTGCAGGGTATTGGCAAGACGCCGCGGATTGTGCGCGTGGATTGGCTTCTTGACATTGTGATGTCGCAAGAATTGCGCGCAGCAGATGAGTATGAGCTTAGTGAAGACATGTCCGACAAGATGGAGGAGTAAGCCCATGTCTACAGGGGAGTTAGGGTGTTCCTGTACAATGGGtttgctttttgcttgtcCGGGCTTTTTCTGGGCCTCTCGGGGTTCTTGACCCTGCGGAGTGATTCTTCTGTGTATATTCTGGAATTATGATGTAGAAGTTACTTATCGTATCTGAGCGATTTAATGAACAGCCATGATGAGAGTGCATGATTTCAAGACCTGCGTTAGATAAATGCTCTCATCAGAAAAACTTAACACCTTCCTGGCCCTCACTACCAAAGACCTGGGCCTTGCCCCGTTTCACGAGGACATTGAGCGACTTCATCATAACATCTACATCCATGCCATGCCATTCTATCGAGCGTCAGCAGACGTCACGCAAAACCCGCACATGACCTACCTTGTGACATAGTGGCCTCCCCTTCAACCAACTCATAAACCGTCAAAACCACGTTCTTTTGTCCGGTATTCTCAACCTACCCACGACACCAAGCATCAGCATTCGAGCGTTTGCCCCATCCGGGAAAATAACATACCCAATCTGCCAGTATTCCCGCCCACTCCTCcggcctcctccaccaaacCCAAGCAATCGTCTTATTCGTCCCATCAACCCACTCCgccctccttcctcctccacccttCTCTTCGCTCTCTGCCATCCAGTCCAAGATATTCCGCGCCTCGGACAATGGAATTCGTTTCCGCAGCGTGGAATTATGGAATAACGGTGACTCGATAGCTTCTATTAAGGAGAGACGGTATGTTCGGTGGTGGCGACACCAGGATTGAATTAATAAGGACCATTTTTGGAGCTGCGAGAGTCGTGTTGTGCTGTTCGGCTGGGGTGTGAAGAATGGGGGGAAGGAGTAGGTCGGTGGGAATTGAAAGGGAGTAGAATTagacatctccttctcttctttagATTTTGCTTAGATGCGATGAGTCCGTGGCTTTGTCAATATGAGCCTGTTGTATAATTATAGTTGTATGTTTGGGGATATTGACGTGCGGAGGGGTTGATAACGGTTGATAGATAGGTGGGGAGTTAGAGTGATACCACTTTGATCAGTGATGAGACGGGTAATGAGCTGGTCAGTGATATTGGGAGCTGCAAATATGAAagtaactatataataagtaACCGTATAGTGCGATCCTGAAAGGAAAGCCGTTGAACGAGAATCAAATGGTAGGAGACTGGGGAAGTTGAATCTAAGTCACTGACAAGCATGTGAGCTTTATCTCCGGTCCCCCATAACCTTAACTCCATCTTGAAATAAATTTCCGCACTTCATCCGATCGCATCACAGTCGAATACACCCCACCCCCTCCACAACGGCCATCAATCGTCCCCTTACAACTCTACTTCGCAAATCAATTCCAGTCATAATAATATAGTCGACCATAATCACAATGTCCACTCCCCCGGCCAAGCGCCAAAAGCGCGATCAATACCGTAAAAGAGCGGCGGCCGCAGCCAACGAAGACACGGGCAAGGTTAAACTGCCCCAAAAGAAATTCTATCGGCAGCGTGCACACGCGAATCCCTTCTCAGACCATCAATTGGATTAGTATGTAGATCTATCAATTGCGTGGGTTCGTGGGTTTTGTGAGTGCTAACTGAACGCTCTAGTCCGCTCAGTCCGGCGCATATGGACTGGTCGTCGCATTATCCGGCGTTCGTGAACCCTGATCCTGAGCAAAAGAATCTGGCGGGCGCGAGGAAACTTCTGAAAGATGTCGAGGTTGTGGATATTGGATGCGGGTTCGGTGGATTGCTTGTTGGCCTTGCGCCGTTATTACCTGAGACTCTGATGCTTGGTATGTTCACGATCTTGTCAATTCATTGATCTTATCCTGCAGTCCTTTTCAGATCTTTACTGGTAAAGGAATATTGACTAATAATTGAAATAGGCATGGAAATCCGCACCCAAGTTATCGAATATGTAGAAAACCGCATCCAAGCACTCCGAACCCAACAGAACCAGCTCAAGAACTCCTCTACAACCGCCTCCGAATCCCCAGCACCGGCAATCCCTGCCGAACCAGCCACCGATGGAGCCTCTCCGGACGCAGCCTCCACCCCCGAAACATCCAATAGCCCTGTCCCGGGCGGATATCAGAACATCAGCGCCCTCCGCAGTAATACGATGAAGTTCTTCCCCAACTTCTTCGGCAAGCAGCAATTATCTAAGATCTTTATTTGCTTCCCGGACCCTCAtttcaaggccaagaagcacAAGGCCCGAATTATTTCTGAGAATCTGAATGCTGAATATGCCTACGCGCTGAAGCCTGGGGGTCTTTTGTATACGATCACTGATGTGGAGGAGTACCATCATTGGGTTTTGAGGCATTTCCGAGAGGAAGGTGAACATGAAGCGAGTGAAGGTGGAGTGAAAGATCTCTTTGAGCGGGTATCTGAGGAGGAATTGGCAAGTGATCCCTGTGTCGAGGTTATGAGGGAGTCTACGGAGGAAGGCAAGAAGGTCACCAGGAACAAGGGAAACAAATATGTGGCTGTTTTCCGTCGCAAGGCCGACCCCGAATGGCCTGCTTGATATGCCCTAGTTATTTCTATTGCTGCTTCTGGCTACGGCGTCTCATACTAACATAGATTTTTGCGGCTGGAAACCAGTGCTCGAACCCCTAACATATGTATATAGTAATTTCAGTTACAAAAGCCTATAGcccgaaaaaaaaaatacccTAGCTAGAAGCCAGTTCCATGACCCTGTCCATAGCTTAATGGCACACAAGACTGCCCAACTCCAGCAGGTACGGCAAGATGGCGGACGCTACTAGTGATTGACACACACACTCACATAATGCATACTCCCGCTTGCTGCATATGCAACAGATGACATAACTTGTAAAATGCATAATAtaccaaaaagaaaagaagaaaaacaatataaaaagataagacTCTACTTCCAACACCCAAGATGCTGCGAACAGTTACAAGCACTGTAAGTAAGTCAATAAAACTTCGTTTAGATGATAAAATCGTGCCTTTTCGGAGTTTCTGGTGCAGTCGTCATTAAAGCTAAGGCGACGCTTTAAGTCGTATACCCTCGCATCTTTCGCATACAGGTAACTGGACTGGTCCTCCAATGATGCGGCCTTTTGCTGTTCTTTTGGGCTCGCCTTCTCGGACAAAATATCGACCATCCGGCCCAAACTCAGCACTGCATTCGTGACAGACAAAGCACTCATCATGCCACTGACCTCCGACAGCCGTGATGACAACATCATCGAGTACCGGTTTTTTGCACCCCGAGCATCGAGGAGCAGTGCGCCGGGAATGACATTGAAGACACCATGCAAAGCCATCCTTTTCTACAAATGGTGTTTCATGGTCAAAAGGCTATGGAAAAGTATAGTTAGCATTTTATTACTCGAACTTTAAGCTCTTAGGTTGATCATACATCACCACACTCAGCACAGAAGAAGTGGCCCACATGCCATTCAGCACCACATGCTACAACCACTTCTCCTTCAATAGGGGTCTTGCAGCTCTTGCATCTCGGGCTGAACAGTTCATGAAAGTCAAGATGACAATAGAACCTCAGCAAACGGGCTTCCTCGTCGGCTTCCGAAGCCGCTGCCAGTCGTTCCTGGCGTTTTGCATCAGGCTCTTGGTAGAAGGCCACACATTCAAGCGGTGTCTGACAGTGATGGCATATGAAACATTCTGGATGGAACCGTGATCCGGCAGCAGTGACAATCTTTCCAGAAATCGGAAGAGTGCAGGATTCGCACTTCGCCGTTGGGACACCAGCCCGACTGTAAGTTGATAGCCAACGGTTTTGCAgagccgatgatggcgatTTCCTCTGGAATGGATTTGGGCGCTTGCTACTATCGGGTGAGGTTGGGAGAGAGCTATCATCTTTCTTACGATCCTGTGATGACCCTGTCATCTCAGAAATAGTAGGTGGCTTGTCATCCGGTAGGTTAATCACTGGAATAGAAGGCGCTTCAGATATCTCGATTGTAGGAGCAACAGGTGCGgggggtggtgttggtgaAACGGATTCACGTATTCCAGCGTCAATACCCTTGCCTGGGGATTGGGCCTCGGTGGGCTTCCAGGTTGGATCAAAGCTCACAATCGGTCGGCCGGCGCGATCACTCACGGCGGTTGGCATGGGCAGCCTTGTACTTCGGTCTTTGAGCTTCTTACTTGTCGCTGCGCGAATCTCGTCACTTCGAATCTCAAGTCCATCTTTTTTCGGGATGGCTTGTTCATCATTCGGATTTGCCTGCGGGAGGGGATCGTTGGCCTTATACTCAGGATTTCTTGACTGCGTTGGGGGATGCTTGTGTAGCTCAAAACGAGACAGTTTATCGACGAACGAAAGGCTGCCAAATCGGCCAGAGAGGGGCCTCGAGCCTCGAGGTAAGGCATTACGTGGTTTGACTTTTAAGGCGGACGAATCAGATTTTGAAAAATCTGGGCGTTCATCATTCTCCATATGCTGAGACTCCCCAGGCTCTTCATATATGTGGTCATTGGGGTTTCGAAAAACACCCTTTGACGAACCATTGCCGGTACTCGCGAGGCCCAGTCCGTAGCCACTGCTCGATCGTTTTGACGGGCTCCCATTTTGAGGCAAGGAAAAATCAACTTTGAGATTCTTTCGGAGTGTGCCATTCTTTCTGGGGCTGGAATTTGGTTCTTCCAAAGCAGGTTGCTGTTCCTTGGCGTGTGTTCTGGGTGAGTCCGAGTTGTAGTCTGACATGGGACGATAACTGTCCCGCCGCGGACTTCTGGAAGCGAGAGTATGACCAACTAGAACGCTACTCTTATCTGATCCTTGACTGGCTTTATCCATATCGGGATTACGATAAGGAGCGTATGGGTTCTTGAAGGGCAATCCAGGGTTTTGGTGCATCCAAACCAGTTCTGTGGCCTCATCCTGGGCAGCTTGATGGAGGCGAATATCATCTTGGATATCCATCTCCTGCAGTGCATCTCGGAGAGATTgggcttcctctctttcaAACCGACGTCGGTAACTCTCGCGATATGCTGCGTTTGGAGATGGAGGGCTGGGACGAGAGAAAACCCGCGTTGGAGAGACATTCTTCCGAACGGGTACCATTCGGGGT
This Aspergillus flavus chromosome 1, complete sequence DNA region includes the following protein-coding sequences:
- a CDS encoding signaling protein swift encodes the protein MVGHEEELQLFDQCKICIICSKDLSLDTAHQLATTLEEQGGESVIYEPPAAFPPLHEFSHLVSTTIDFPTFEAANDALIPVVKPQWLHACLNKRKLANPRQYSPDPRLFLNDVVVTCGDIPEGDKDAIIGGVLAKGGLYSPRITQMVTHLVDLTTDSDKARVALGKKLNVKIVLPHWFDDCLKLGRRIDERPYILPNPEILRAGPDAPIRSTENRDIVGASTAEPTTLPTPRPKLDVFEGKHVMLSTDLGIGSHLLDSITEIIEEGGGTITSDPSKAEVLICRYREGFAYRVASRLNKEVGNLSWLYHLITYNTWTSPLRRLLHYPVPRTAIPGFEGFKISLSNYVGEARSYLENLVAASGAECTKTLKQDNTHLVTAHGNSEKCSAAKEWGLHVVNHLWLEESYAKWKLQPVSDPRYTHFPRRTNLGEVVGQTRLDRGTLESLFFPSEHKPEAATSPRRVMQNRDQNATAGKATVSMQPPQAKELEDDKDVSDAGNATPAGKSRKPSDSRKLQTPARTRLMSEGKENDTPSSTSSRKSKEAAAARLHDIAPDIALYEKERKRVGGVIYGGRKKTDEDRVTLNAKKRRSLEPEANSDEDEATEAKRQKKSKPPVTMHLLITGYQKWVGNMKKEDADKRQLRELGVQVVQDARKCSHLAAPSILRTPKFVNALAYSPMIISTDFITACLKKNELLDPAGYVLEDKAAEKRFRFSLEVALSNAKENKNRLLQGYQIYCVESIRGGFEAFKSIVDTNGGNFTLFRGRVSYQAQREESNDDSDKDDSWSRKEVYLLSSVVPEHQRLWPRFRQMVQGIGKTPRIVRVDWLLDIVMSQELRAADEYELSEDMSDKMEE
- a CDS encoding ESCRT-II complex subunit-domain-containing protein; protein product: MSNSTPFQFPPTYSFPPFFTPQPNSTTRLSQLQKWSLLIQSWCRHHRTYRLSLIEAIESPLFHNSTLRKRIPLSEARNILDWMAESEEKGGGGRRAEWVDGTNKTIAWVWWRRPEEWAGILADWVENTGQKNVVLTVYELVEGEATMSQEWHGMDVDVMMKSLNVLVKRGKAQVFGSEGQEGVKFF
- a CDS encoding methyltransferase-like protein 1 (tRNA (guanine-N(7)-)-methyltransferase), whose translation is MSTPPAKRQKRDQYRKRAAAAANEDTGKVKLPQKKFYRQRAHANPFSDHQLDYPLSPAHMDWSSHYPAFVNPDPEQKNLAGARKLLKDVEVVDIGCGFGGLLVGLAPLLPETLMLGMEIRTQVIEYVENRIQALRTQQNQLKNSSTTASESPAPAIPAEPATDGASPDAASTPETSNSPVPGGYQNISALRSNTMKFFPNFFGKQQLSKIFICFPDPHFKAKKHKARIISENLNAEYAYALKPGGLLYTITDVEEYHHWVLRHFREEGEHEASEGGVKDLFERVSEEELASDPCVEVMRESTEEGKKVTRNKGNKYVAVFRRKADPEWPA
- a CDS encoding LIM domain protein, with translation MYRPYLHHNKTKDGQRKVSPPGPSYMSDDQVANYLKDLRTNRPTRPGGSRPLPTKPADSNPREDLPPRAASAMSSYSHSRMPSTTTAGDREPPRATSSLSNHRPLSSRGSIGSPAGRPLVQEPRMVPVRKNVSPTRVFSRPSPPSPNAAYRESYRRRFEREEAQSLRDALQEMDIQDDIRLHQAAQDEATELVWMHQNPGLPFKNPYAPYRNPDMDKASQGSDKSSVLVGHTLASRSPRRDSYRPMSDYNSDSPRTHAKEQQPALEEPNSSPRKNGTLRKNLKVDFSLPQNGSPSKRSSSGYGLGLASTGNGSSKGVFRNPNDHIYEEPGESQHMENDERPDFSKSDSSALKVKPRNALPRGSRPLSGRFGSLSFVDKLSRFELHKHPPTQSRNPEYKANDPLPQANPNDEQAIPKKDGLEIRSDEIRAATSKKLKDRSTRLPMPTAVSDRAGRPIVSFDPTWKPTEAQSPGKGIDAGIRESVSPTPPPAPVAPTIEISEAPSIPVINLPDDKPPTISEMTGSSQDRKKDDSSLPTSPDSSKRPNPFQRKSPSSALQNRWLSTYSRAGVPTAKCESCTLPISGKIVTAAGSRFHPECFICHHCQTPLECVAFYQEPDAKRQERLAAASEADEEARLLRFYCHLDFHELFSPRCKSCKTPIEGEVVVACGAEWHVGHFFCAECGDPFDHETPFVEKDGFAWCLQCHSRRTAPRCSGCKKPVLDDVVITAVGGQWHDECFVCHECSAEFGPDGRYFVREGEPKRTAKGRIIGGPVQLPVCERCEGIRLKASP